Proteins from a genomic interval of Pseudoalteromonas sp. MEBiC 03607:
- a CDS encoding Spy/CpxP family protein refolding chaperone: MTISNKLSKFVLVCGLAAASVGTTSAMAKGDFNRGMNPQARFLLSERGIDKLQLTEEQQTKLKAIFAEQKTQFEALRGDKDAMKAARAAHKEKMDVLLSTAKFDENAALELIKARQAKAQQFALLKMKSEHDIWQVLNTEQRESYQEIKKHLRKKGHKKGHHGNRGERKGERSEG; this comes from the coding sequence ATGACTATTTCGAATAAACTTTCTAAATTCGTACTTGTTTGTGGCTTAGCAGCAGCCAGTGTTGGTACTACTTCAGCAATGGCAAAAGGTGACTTTAATCGTGGAATGAACCCACAAGCACGCTTTTTACTTTCTGAGCGCGGTATTGATAAATTACAACTTACAGAAGAGCAGCAAACGAAACTAAAAGCGATTTTTGCTGAGCAGAAAACGCAATTTGAAGCATTACGTGGTGACAAAGATGCAATGAAAGCCGCTCGTGCAGCTCACAAAGAAAAAATGGATGTATTATTATCTACAGCAAAATTTGACGAAAATGCGGCTCTTGAGTTAATCAAAGCTCGTCAGGCGAAAGCTCAGCAGTTTGCCTTGTTAAAGATGAAATCAGAGCATGATATTTGGCAGGTTTTGAATACTGAGCAACGTGAAAGCTACCAAGAAATTAAAAAGCATCTTCGTAAAAAAGGCCATAAAAAGGGTCATCATGGAAATCGCGGCGAGCGTAAAGGTGAGCGCTCTGAAGGTTAA
- the coaE gene encoding dephospho-CoA kinase (Dephospho-CoA kinase (CoaE) performs the final step in coenzyme A biosynthesis.): MAKWILGITGGIGSGKSAVSAMFEELGIKVVDADVVAREVVETGSTGLKKITEYFGDEILTSSSTLDRAKLRTIIFADESKKQWLNSLLHPLIRESMLRQLQKATSSYVILVAPLLFENGLEKFCNRTLLVDVPVEVQITRTTARDNVSTELAEQIIASQMSRDDKLLKADDILDNNRPLREVFLTVKELHLSYLASAQQ; the protein is encoded by the coding sequence ATGGCAAAGTGGATTTTAGGAATTACTGGCGGTATTGGCTCTGGAAAAAGCGCGGTAAGCGCAATGTTTGAAGAACTTGGAATTAAAGTAGTCGACGCTGATGTTGTTGCCAGAGAAGTTGTCGAGACAGGCTCAACGGGTCTAAAAAAAATTACTGAATATTTTGGTGATGAAATACTCACGAGTAGCAGCACACTCGATCGCGCAAAACTAAGAACAATAATCTTTGCTGATGAATCTAAAAAACAATGGCTAAATAGCTTATTGCACCCGCTTATTAGAGAATCAATGCTGAGGCAATTACAAAAGGCCACCAGCTCCTATGTAATATTAGTTGCACCACTACTATTCGAAAATGGCTTAGAGAAATTTTGTAACCGCACTTTGCTCGTTGACGTTCCGGTTGAGGTGCAAATAACGAGAACCACGGCACGCGATAATGTTTCCACTGAATTAGCTGAGCAAATCATAGCCTCACAAATGTCTAGAGACGATAAGCTACTAAAAGCGGATGATATTTTAGATAACAATCGTCCTCTTAGAGAGGTTTTTCTAACAGTTAAAGAGTTACATCTCTCATATTTAGCATCTGCACAACAATAG
- the pdhR gene encoding pyruvate dehydrogenase complex transcriptional repressor PdhR: MSLKIKAAKLSDVILQQLENMILEGSLAPGEKLPPERELAKQFEVSRPSLREAIQKLEAKGLVTRRQGGGTFVKNQLEEGLTDPLFDLISKHPESQFDLLEFRHALEGIAAYYAAMRGTTNDFKKVKQSFDNIALVNDDIVQKAKAINAFHFSVAEASHNVVLLHLVRGMQALLEQNVLQNLTVLLKKPQISQQLAEHRRLLMDAVIEGNPEQARLASNAHLAFIEEALLEAGKEHSRIERSLRRTKQH; the protein is encoded by the coding sequence ATGTCTTTAAAGATTAAAGCAGCAAAATTATCTGATGTTATTTTACAGCAACTTGAGAATATGATTCTCGAGGGATCGTTAGCGCCAGGTGAAAAGCTGCCTCCGGAACGTGAGCTTGCGAAACAATTTGAAGTGTCGCGACCTTCACTGCGTGAGGCAATCCAAAAGCTAGAAGCAAAAGGCTTGGTGACACGTCGCCAAGGCGGTGGAACCTTTGTAAAAAATCAACTTGAAGAGGGGCTCACTGATCCGCTTTTTGATTTGATCAGTAAGCATCCAGAGTCACAATTTGATTTACTTGAATTTCGTCATGCCCTTGAGGGGATCGCGGCTTATTACGCGGCTATGCGTGGTACCACCAATGACTTTAAAAAAGTAAAACAAAGCTTTGATAATATCGCGCTTGTTAACGATGACATTGTGCAAAAAGCAAAAGCCATTAATGCATTCCATTTTAGTGTGGCTGAAGCATCTCATAACGTGGTGTTACTACATCTAGTTAGAGGGATGCAGGCTCTACTAGAGCAAAATGTATTACAGAATTTAACTGTACTGTTAAAAAAACCACAGATCAGCCAACAGCTTGCAGAGCATAGGCGACTGTTGATGGATGCGGTTATTGAAGGAAACCCAGAGCAAGCACGTCTTGCTAGTAATGCTCATTTAGCCTTTATCGAAGAAGCCTTACTTGAGGCTGGCAAAGAGCATTCGCGGATTGAACGTAGTTTAAGACGCACCAAACAACATTAA
- the yacG gene encoding DNA gyrase inhibitor YacG — protein sequence MPTVVNCPTCKEKVEWSEQSPFRPFCSKRCQLIDLGEWSFENNRISTPISNANELSQDMIEDIEAMLAKNDDSFFKE from the coding sequence ATGCCAACTGTTGTAAATTGTCCAACTTGTAAAGAAAAAGTGGAGTGGTCAGAACAAAGTCCGTTCCGTCCATTCTGTTCAAAACGATGTCAACTTATTGATTTAGGTGAGTGGTCATTCGAAAATAATCGAATTTCAACACCTATTAGCAACGCTAATGAGCTTAGCCAAGATATGATTGAAGATATTGAAGCCATGCTCGCCAAAAATGACGACTCATTCTTTAAAGAGTAG
- a CDS encoding A24 family peptidase yields MENFFLDITTAMQSQQWFYFLTVGLVSLCIGSFLNVVIYRLPLMMKREWQTECRIVLADELNSKQQTEQDPFNLVKPNSTCPTCKAPIKAWQNIPVLSWLLLKGRCASCKTPISVRYPIVEILTAVLSLIVAAVFGPTKLALLYILITWVLVALTFIDIDHMLLPDQLTLPLVWLALIAATLDITIAPSDAIIGAAVGYLSLWSVYWLFKLATGKEGMGYGDFKLLAVFGALLGWQDILTIVLLSSVVGAIIGITQIIIQGKDKTTPIPFGPYLAIAGWVTLLWREQIQAYYFNFLGY; encoded by the coding sequence ATGGAAAACTTTTTTCTTGATATAACAACTGCAATGCAAAGTCAGCAGTGGTTTTATTTTTTGACTGTGGGCTTAGTTAGCCTGTGTATTGGTAGCTTTTTAAATGTGGTGATTTATCGTTTGCCACTGATGATGAAACGAGAATGGCAAACGGAATGCCGTATTGTATTGGCCGATGAGCTCAATTCAAAACAGCAAACAGAACAAGACCCCTTTAACTTAGTAAAACCTAATTCAACTTGCCCTACATGCAAAGCACCAATAAAAGCTTGGCAGAATATTCCTGTACTAAGTTGGTTATTACTCAAAGGTCGTTGTGCCAGTTGCAAAACACCGATTTCGGTGCGTTATCCTATTGTTGAAATTTTAACAGCTGTTTTAAGTTTAATAGTTGCAGCTGTGTTTGGTCCAACTAAATTAGCTCTACTTTATATATTAATTACTTGGGTTTTGGTCGCTTTAACCTTTATAGATATAGATCATATGTTACTGCCTGATCAGCTCACATTGCCATTGGTTTGGTTAGCATTAATTGCTGCAACTTTGGATATTACCATTGCGCCGAGCGATGCTATTATCGGCGCCGCAGTTGGCTACCTGAGCTTATGGAGTGTCTACTGGTTATTCAAGCTTGCTACTGGTAAAGAAGGCATGGGTTATGGCGACTTTAAACTGTTAGCTGTGTTTGGTGCGCTACTAGGCTGGCAAGATATTTTAACTATCGTGCTATTATCAAGTGTCGTTGGTGCCATCATTGGCATTACACAAATAATCATTCAAGGTAAAGATAAAACCACGCCAATCCCATTTGGGCCCTACTTGGCGATTGCTGGTTGGGTCACTTTGCTATGGCGTGAGCAAATTCAAGCCTATTACTTTAACTTTTTAGGTTACTGA
- a CDS encoding prepilin-type N-terminal cleavage/methylation domain-containing protein, whose protein sequence is MKKPNGFTLIELMVTVAILGLLLSLALPAYNNHFKRSKFTEVVLASNALQRAVELCYHRYVDLSKCDTFTKLGRKKTDFTSPKHVSNIEITNSGNFIITSTATADASESNGDTYIMQGQLNAGQLIWKLSQTSTCISGGTC, encoded by the coding sequence GTGAAAAAACCTAATGGTTTTACACTAATCGAGCTAATGGTAACGGTGGCAATATTAGGTCTTCTGTTATCATTGGCTCTTCCTGCCTATAACAACCATTTCAAACGTTCTAAATTCACTGAAGTTGTGCTTGCCAGTAATGCTTTGCAAAGAGCGGTTGAGCTTTGTTATCACAGGTATGTTGATTTATCTAAATGCGACACCTTCACTAAGCTAGGTCGTAAAAAAACCGATTTTACTTCTCCTAAACATGTATCAAACATTGAAATCACGAATTCGGGGAATTTTATTATTACATCAACAGCGACTGCTGATGCGTCTGAGTCGAATGGTGATACTTATATAATGCAAGGGCAATTAAATGCTGGTCAATTAATATGGAAGTTGTCACAAACTAGCACTTGTATCAGCGGTGGTACTTGCTAA
- a CDS encoding prepilin-type N-terminal cleavage/methylation domain-containing protein: MTQQKQQGFTLIELMIVIAIIGILAAIALPQYQTYTKKARFSEVVLAASSAKGLVDVCYQTRGAGNLDNCDTAAEIGLNSTGAAAGDHVAEVKVEAKGKVTATGAASVDGKTYILTPTAKNGTLVWAQSGDCVAAGIC, from the coding sequence ATGACACAACAAAAGCAACAGGGTTTCACCCTAATTGAATTAATGATTGTAATTGCAATCATCGGTATTCTTGCAGCTATCGCACTACCGCAATACCAAACTTACACTAAAAAAGCACGTTTTTCTGAAGTAGTTTTAGCTGCATCTTCGGCTAAAGGTCTTGTTGATGTGTGCTATCAGACTCGTGGGGCTGGTAATTTAGATAACTGTGACACAGCTGCCGAAATTGGCCTGAACTCAACTGGCGCGGCTGCCGGTGATCATGTTGCAGAAGTTAAAGTAGAAGCTAAAGGAAAGGTAACAGCAACAGGCGCAGCTTCTGTTGATGGAAAGACTTATATCCTTACGCCTACAGCAAAAAATGGCACTCTTGTCTGGGCACAATCAGGTGATTGTGTAGCAGCAGGTATCTGCTAA
- the nadC gene encoding carboxylating nicotinate-nucleotide diphosphorylase, translating to MSVPHSLISQLVKLALDEDLNYQSAGDGDITAQLIPENQQANAKVITREDCVFCGKEIILEVFNQVDPTVKVDVLVNDGDKVAANATLFTASGSARAILTAERTALNFVQTLSGTATTTARYVKELEGTTTQLLDTRKTIPGLRALQKYAVKCGGGANHRIGLFDAFLIKENHIAACGGIDKAVAQAKSNHPTKPVEVEVESLNELEQAITAGADIIMLDNFTVEQIQQAVTITDKRAKLEVSGNMTLETLKTYSQAGIDFISSGALTKNLQSIDLSMRFNG from the coding sequence ATGTCAGTCCCTCACTCTTTAATTAGCCAATTGGTTAAACTTGCCCTTGATGAAGATTTGAATTACCAAAGCGCCGGTGACGGTGATATCACCGCACAGCTGATACCGGAAAACCAGCAAGCGAATGCCAAGGTAATAACTCGTGAAGACTGTGTATTTTGTGGAAAAGAGATTATTTTAGAAGTATTTAACCAAGTCGATCCAACAGTAAAAGTTGATGTACTGGTAAATGATGGCGATAAAGTCGCAGCGAATGCTACTTTGTTTACAGCATCTGGTTCAGCTCGCGCTATTTTAACTGCAGAGCGCACGGCTCTTAACTTTGTACAAACACTTTCTGGCACAGCAACAACAACTGCTCGTTATGTAAAAGAGCTAGAAGGTACAACCACACAGCTACTCGATACACGCAAAACAATTCCTGGCTTACGGGCGTTACAAAAATACGCAGTTAAATGTGGTGGTGGCGCGAATCACCGCATCGGGCTATTTGATGCATTTCTTATTAAAGAAAACCACATCGCTGCATGTGGCGGTATTGATAAAGCAGTAGCACAAGCAAAAAGCAACCACCCTACAAAGCCAGTTGAAGTAGAAGTTGAATCACTTAATGAGCTTGAGCAAGCAATCACTGCGGGTGCTGATATCATTATGCTCGACAACTTCACCGTTGAGCAAATTCAGCAAGCAGTCACAATAACAGATAAGCGCGCAAAACTTGAAGTGTCTGGCAATATGACACTCGAAACTCTTAAAACTTACTCGCAAGCGGGTATAGATTTTATCTCGAGCGGTGCACTTACAAAAAATTTACAATCAATCGATCTATCCATGCGATTTAACGGCTAA
- a CDS encoding type II secretion system F family protein, with product MSKVQEKQSLDTFEWVGVSARGKKLEGELSGQSIALVKAQLRKQGITPSKVKRKAKPMFGSRVQKITSKDIALISRQIATMLMAGVPLIQSIEMIASGAKNKSVAKLMEGIADEVKAGIPLSQALRKHPRYFDDLYCDLVASGEQSGALDKIYDRVALYKEKAEALKSKIKKAMFYPIAVLVVAIIVTSILLIFVVPQFQDIFNGFGAELPAFTLMVIGISEFMQEYWWVMLIIVVAAGYIYKEALLKSRKLRDANDRAILKLPVVGMILNKAAVARYARTLSTTFAAGVPLVDALDSAAGASGNAVYRYAILEIKAEVSSGNLMNWAMRNTKIFPDMVVQMVAIGEESGSLDGMLAKVATIYEQEVDDAVDGLSSLLEPLIMVVLGVLVGGLIVAMYLPIFQLGSVI from the coding sequence ATGAGTAAAGTTCAAGAAAAGCAATCTTTAGATACTTTTGAATGGGTTGGTGTAAGTGCTCGAGGTAAAAAACTTGAGGGTGAGCTTTCAGGGCAAAGCATTGCTTTAGTCAAAGCGCAGTTACGTAAGCAAGGGATTACGCCTTCAAAAGTTAAGCGTAAAGCAAAACCAATGTTTGGCTCACGTGTACAGAAAATAACCTCTAAGGATATCGCCCTAATTTCTAGACAAATTGCAACTATGCTGATGGCAGGTGTTCCCCTAATTCAGTCTATTGAAATGATAGCCTCTGGTGCAAAGAACAAAAGCGTTGCAAAATTAATGGAGGGTATTGCTGATGAAGTAAAAGCAGGTATTCCCCTTTCTCAAGCTTTACGAAAGCACCCTCGCTATTTTGATGATCTTTATTGCGACTTAGTTGCATCTGGTGAGCAGTCAGGCGCACTTGATAAAATTTATGACCGTGTTGCGCTTTATAAAGAAAAAGCAGAGGCTCTTAAATCAAAGATTAAAAAAGCCATGTTTTATCCTATTGCGGTTTTGGTGGTTGCTATAATCGTAACATCTATTTTGCTGATATTTGTAGTGCCGCAATTCCAAGATATTTTTAACGGCTTTGGCGCAGAGCTACCTGCTTTTACTCTTATGGTAATTGGTATTTCGGAGTTTATGCAGGAATATTGGTGGGTAATGCTAATCATTGTAGTAGCTGCAGGCTATATTTATAAAGAAGCACTTCTTAAGAGCAGAAAACTCAGGGATGCCAATGATAGAGCAATATTAAAACTACCTGTTGTTGGTATGATTTTAAATAAAGCAGCTGTTGCTCGCTACGCTCGTACGCTCTCAACGACTTTTGCGGCAGGTGTACCTTTAGTTGACGCACTCGATTCTGCTGCTGGCGCTTCTGGCAACGCTGTATACCGTTATGCGATTTTAGAGATAAAAGCCGAAGTAAGCTCTGGTAATTTAATGAACTGGGCAATGCGCAACACAAAAATTTTCCCAGATATGGTAGTGCAAATGGTGGCTATTGGTGAAGAGTCAGGTTCGCTAGATGGTATGCTTGCAAAGGTAGCAACTATTTATGAGCAAGAAGTTGATGATGCCGTTGATGGCTTATCAAGCCTACTTGAGCCTTTAATTATGGTTGTATTAGGCGTCCTTGTTGGTGGGTTAATTGTTGCTATGTACTTGCCTATCTTCCAATTAGGCTCAGTGATTTAA
- a CDS encoding fimbrial assembly protein produces the protein MQNTLKVYRTKFVWSFIHFLVGSLFLFIVATWLFFSWFNHGRYLLTDLVGITVIILSIDLILGPIFNFWLLSPLKSKRENSINFGCILMLQIVSLAYGITQIDGQRLAYIVKWQNSYFTVLKSEDRRVNHEEALYHFNEPTVQSNERAFYEMMIKHAVPPIEMYEYFVEVPLSSECNESPCEVISKSGLVKLKSTKEGMVFF, from the coding sequence GTGCAAAATACATTAAAGGTTTATAGAACAAAGTTTGTTTGGAGTTTTATTCATTTTCTAGTGGGTAGCTTGTTCTTGTTTATAGTTGCCACTTGGCTTTTTTTTAGCTGGTTTAATCATGGGCGATACTTACTCACTGATTTAGTGGGTATTACAGTAATTATTCTTTCAATTGATCTTATATTGGGCCCAATATTTAACTTCTGGTTGCTATCGCCACTAAAGTCGAAGCGTGAAAACTCAATTAATTTTGGCTGTATCCTCATGTTACAGATTGTATCGCTTGCTTATGGTATTACTCAGATAGATGGTCAACGTTTGGCCTATATTGTTAAATGGCAAAACTCCTACTTTACGGTGTTAAAAAGTGAGGATAGAAGAGTAAACCATGAAGAAGCTTTATATCACTTTAATGAGCCTACAGTGCAAAGTAATGAAAGAGCTTTTTATGAAATGATGATAAAACATGCCGTACCACCGATTGAAATGTATGAATATTTTGTGGAAGTTCCGTTATCGAGCGAATGTAATGAATCACCTTGCGAAGTGATTTCTAAATCAGGGCTAGTTAAATTAAAAAGTACCAAAGAGGGCATGGTCTTTTTTTAG
- the pilB gene encoding type IV-A pilus assembly ATPase PilB codes for MNINSPLLRKYITLGRIDAETVKLKQKEYSSTAELIAKSCGMDGRELAEQCTDLFRVPYFDIKDFDVTKISEELIKEKLIREHHILPLVKKGSKLYIAASDPTDYGAFENFEFSTGLSCEVVVVDYNQLENKIEQLFDATGSLHLSESEFKELGELETETSTDLAAKDEDKDDAPIIVYINKILMDAIKKGASDLHFEPYEHRYRVRFRIDGILHEMASPPNSLASRLSARIKVMSRLDIAEKRKPQDGRIKLKITERKSIDFRVSTLPTLWGEKIVMRILDSSSAMLGIDVLGYEPEQKKLYMDALEQPQGMILVTGPTGSGKTVSLYTGLNILNQPERNISTAEDPVEINLEGINQVQINPKAEMTFANALKAFLRQDPDVVMVGEIRDLETAEIAIKAAQTGHLVLSTLHTNSAPETLTRLLNMGVPAYNVASSISLIIAQRLARRLCPKCKTPETLPDEELIRQGFDKDKLSEIQLFAPKGCDSCTEGYKGRVGVYEVMQITPEIAQIIMRGGNSLEIAEVALRSGFNNLRLSGLKKAAAGVTSLAEINRVTSF; via the coding sequence ATGAATATAAACTCACCGCTTCTCAGAAAGTACATTACTCTTGGACGTATTGATGCCGAGACAGTAAAGTTAAAACAAAAAGAGTATAGTTCTACCGCAGAGCTTATAGCTAAAAGTTGCGGTATGGATGGTCGTGAACTTGCCGAGCAATGCACCGATCTATTTCGTGTTCCTTATTTTGATATTAAAGACTTTGATGTCACAAAAATTTCTGAAGAGCTGATCAAAGAAAAACTCATTCGCGAGCATCACATTCTGCCACTTGTAAAAAAAGGCAGTAAGCTCTATATAGCCGCATCGGATCCGACCGACTATGGTGCATTTGAAAACTTTGAGTTTAGTACAGGTCTCTCATGCGAAGTCGTGGTTGTTGATTACAATCAACTCGAAAATAAAATTGAACAATTATTCGATGCGACCGGAAGTTTACATCTTAGCGAAAGCGAATTTAAAGAGCTTGGCGAGCTTGAAACCGAAACCTCAACTGATTTAGCAGCTAAAGATGAAGACAAAGACGATGCACCGATTATTGTCTACATCAATAAAATTTTAATGGATGCAATTAAAAAAGGCGCGTCGGATTTACACTTTGAACCTTATGAACACCGATATCGTGTGCGTTTTCGTATCGATGGTATTTTGCATGAGATGGCAAGCCCGCCAAATAGCTTAGCTAGCCGCTTATCTGCACGTATCAAGGTTATGTCGCGACTAGATATCGCAGAAAAACGTAAACCTCAAGATGGTCGTATTAAGCTTAAAATAACCGAACGTAAAAGTATCGATTTTCGTGTAAGTACATTGCCTACATTATGGGGCGAGAAAATCGTAATGCGTATTCTCGACTCATCAAGTGCCATGCTCGGTATCGATGTCCTTGGCTATGAGCCTGAGCAGAAGAAGCTTTACATGGATGCACTTGAGCAGCCACAAGGGATGATCTTGGTGACAGGTCCTACAGGGTCTGGTAAAACCGTATCACTTTATACCGGTTTAAACATTCTCAACCAGCCAGAGCGTAATATTAGTACCGCCGAAGATCCAGTAGAGATAAACCTTGAAGGGATAAACCAAGTACAAATTAATCCAAAAGCTGAAATGACCTTTGCTAACGCATTAAAAGCATTCTTACGACAAGATCCTGATGTTGTCATGGTTGGTGAGATCCGTGATCTTGAAACCGCTGAAATCGCGATTAAAGCAGCACAAACGGGTCACTTAGTTTTATCAACTCTACACACAAACTCAGCGCCAGAAACCCTAACTCGTCTTTTAAATATGGGGGTGCCTGCTTATAACGTAGCAAGTTCAATTAGTCTTATTATTGCACAGCGTCTAGCAAGACGACTTTGCCCTAAGTGTAAAACACCAGAAACACTACCTGATGAAGAACTGATTCGCCAAGGTTTTGATAAAGACAAGCTTAGTGAAATACAACTATTTGCACCTAAAGGTTGTGATAGTTGCACTGAGGGTTATAAAGGACGTGTTGGTGTCTATGAAGTAATGCAGATCACACCTGAAATTGCGCAAATTATTATGCGTGGTGGTAATTCCTTAGAGATTGCAGAAGTAGCATTAAGATCAGGATTCAATAACTTACGATTATCTGGACTCAAAAAAGCCGCAGCGGGTGTCACCTCACTTGCAGAAATCAACCGAGTAACGAGTTTCTAA
- the ampE gene encoding beta-lactamase regulator AmpE: MILISIIVALVIERLGARADYWQIGFYANSYLKHSQKHLSEKGLFNSPIGFLIWLMLPVVAVGLVYQFSDFIIWQLAVNVAVLLVCFGCAKQRALYKSYLNALTRNDQEAASLFALQMGQKKTEDQPHGETFGQTLAWLNFRFYCAVIFWFVVLGVPGAVLYALVRTFADKVRDDHSVVYAKRFKLIHSLLFWLDWLPARVASFGYLVIGNFNKGTSCWLKYVLDFSVSNRKVVTQTALAAEQIEQQHFGCTYEATCMMKLVKRNVLFFLVIIAALTLFGGLA; encoded by the coding sequence ATGATCTTAATTTCAATAATTGTTGCTTTGGTGATTGAGCGTTTAGGGGCGCGGGCTGATTATTGGCAAATCGGTTTTTATGCCAACTCCTATCTTAAGCACTCGCAAAAACACCTTTCAGAAAAAGGCTTATTCAATTCCCCAATAGGCTTTTTGATTTGGTTAATGTTACCAGTGGTTGCCGTTGGACTAGTTTATCAATTCTCAGATTTTATAATTTGGCAGTTAGCTGTGAATGTTGCTGTACTGTTGGTTTGCTTTGGCTGTGCTAAGCAGCGTGCTTTATATAAGTCATACTTAAATGCATTAACACGTAACGATCAAGAAGCTGCTTCTTTATTTGCATTACAGATGGGGCAAAAGAAAACAGAAGATCAGCCTCATGGTGAGACATTTGGGCAAACGCTAGCATGGCTAAATTTTCGTTTTTATTGTGCAGTGATTTTTTGGTTTGTGGTTTTAGGTGTACCAGGCGCGGTGCTTTATGCACTAGTTCGAACCTTTGCAGACAAGGTAAGGGATGATCACAGTGTTGTCTATGCTAAACGTTTTAAACTGATTCATAGCTTACTGTTTTGGCTCGATTGGTTACCAGCACGTGTTGCAAGCTTTGGTTATTTAGTGATTGGTAACTTTAATAAAGGCACCAGTTGTTGGTTGAAGTATGTGCTCGACTTTTCAGTTAGTAACCGAAAAGTCGTTACGCAAACCGCACTTGCTGCTGAGCAAATAGAGCAACAACATTTTGGCTGTACTTACGAAGCCACCTGCATGATGAAACTTGTAAAAAGAAATGTATTGTTCTTTTTAGTGATTATTGCAGCACTTACTTTATTTGGTGGTTTGGCGTAG
- the ampD gene encoding 1,6-anhydro-N-acetylmuramyl-L-alanine amidase AmpD, which translates to MHINELGQLNNVLQRPCAHYDERPDNEVSLLVIHNISLPAGQFATPYVDDLFMGCIDCSAHESFADLEGLRVSAHCFIRRTGEIIQYVPFTKRAWHAGVSTFEGRERCNDFSIGIELEGTDTQAYTQAQYNALHLVTSALIEKYPDINRSRIVGHCDIAPGRKTDPGRSFDWQYYFDLVF; encoded by the coding sequence ATGCATATAAATGAACTTGGTCAATTAAACAATGTGTTACAACGTCCATGTGCACATTATGATGAACGCCCTGATAATGAAGTCTCATTATTGGTCATTCATAATATTTCTTTGCCGGCAGGGCAGTTTGCAACACCTTATGTTGATGATTTATTTATGGGATGTATTGACTGTTCTGCGCATGAGAGCTTTGCTGATTTAGAGGGGTTGCGGGTTTCCGCCCATTGCTTTATTCGTCGTACAGGAGAGATAATTCAGTATGTTCCTTTTACCAAACGAGCTTGGCATGCAGGCGTATCAACATTTGAAGGCAGAGAACGCTGTAATGACTTTAGTATTGGTATTGAGCTTGAAGGCACCGACACGCAAGCGTATACCCAAGCACAATATAATGCATTACACTTGGTGACATCGGCATTAATCGAAAAGTACCCAGATATTAATCGTTCGCGTATCGTTGGTCATTGTGACATTGCACCGGGCCGAAAAACGGATCCAGGTAGAAGTTTCGATTGGCAATACTATTTTGATTTAGTGTTTTAG